The window ACGATCCCCATCCCGGGTGCGCGCCCACCATCGGCAGCTCGCGGCCCTGGCCCTGTTTGGGTTGGGGGTAGTGGAACGTTTTGTGTTCGTAATTTCTGAGCATGGCCCCGTCTTCGTCGAGGTGGACCAGGTAGTCGTCGGGGAGGAGGGGAATTTTTCCGCCTCCGCCGGGGGCATCGATCACAAAATGCGGGACTGCCATGCCGCTGGTATGGCCTTGAAGGGCCTTGATAATATTCAGCCCGGTCTCGACCGTGGTGCGGAAATGGTTGGTGCCCTTGGTCAGATCCGCCTGATAGAGGTAGTAGGGTTTCACTCGGGCGAGCAGCAGCTGGTGAACGAGGCGTTTCATGATCTCGGGATCGTCGTTCACGCCCTTTAAGAGCACGGTTTGCGCGCCGAGCGGCACGCCCGCGTCGGCCAGCATGCCGCAGGCGGCTTTGACCTCGGGCGTCAGTTCGTCCGGGTGGTTGAAGTGCAGATTCATATAAATGGGATGGTATTTCTTGACCATCTCGCAGAGCTTCGGCGTGATTCGTTGCGGCAACGTGCCGGGCACCCGCGAGCCGATCCGAATCAGTTCCAAGTGGGGAATCGTCCGGAGCGCTTTGAGCACCCGTTCGAGCAAGTAGTCGGGGAGCAATAACGGGTCGCCGCCCGACAGGATCACATCCCGCACTTCCCGGTGCTCGCGTAAATAGGTAATGGCCCGGTCCAGTTCGCCCTTCTTGAGAAACCCCGGTTTCCCGACGAGCCGTTTGCGGGTGCAGAAGCGGCAGTAGATGGGGCATTGGTTGGTGACCATTAAGAGCGCGCGATCGGGATAGCGATGCACTAGATGGGGCACCGGGCTCATGAGATCTTCTTCGAGGGGGTCGTCCTCCGCATCGATATCGGCCAGCTCCGCCATTTCCGGGACGACTTGTTTCCAGATCGCGTCGCCTTTTTCTTTGATCGTGCCGAGCACGGTCGGGGTGATCCGCATCGGATAGGGACCGACGATCGCTTCGATGTCTTTCTCGTCCAGGCCAAACCGTTCGGCCAGGTCTTTCGGCTTGACGATGCTCTCGGCGAGGATGCGTCTCCATTCTTCCACGGGTCTCACGGCCTCCTTTTCAAGAGATGAACCCATCCGCGGCAGGGCTGAGTTGACCCTGGCGTCGATTGTTCGGGAGCGTGGGCGCTCCTATGGAGAGGTCTTGGCATAGTGTGTATCGAGGTGGGACAGAATATCGTGTGTTTCGGTCAGGACCGTCTCGCCGTCTGTCAGGACCGGCACGAAGTATTGTCCGGACACGGCATAGACCTGCTTCCGCATCGGCCTGGCATCCGGCACGATCACCTCGTCATAGGCAACACCCAGTTCCGCGAGTTTATCGCGGACGACTTCGCAGTCCGGACACCAATCGACGTGATACAGCGTCAGAGCCATAATGGCCTTAGGCTACCATGGACATCCCTGAAAGTGGAATGAGGGAGTTGGGGGATCGTGCACATATTCCTGATCGCCTCAGGCGGGCTCCGGCCGGCGCTCTTTCCGGTTTATTGCGGCGGCACGGCGCAGGGGACCATGATGGCGTCTTTCATGCCGTGGATGATTTTCTTTTCAGCCGAACAGATCGTCGCGAGGATGCCTGCGAGTTCCGCCTTGCCGCCGGCGACGAAATAGTAAGGCGAGAGGCGGGCGCGTCCATTCATGCGCTGCATCGTCTGGGATGCCGCGTCCCAGTAGTCCAGTTCGAACAGGCGTCCTTTGTGGAATTCTTGCAGGATATAGGGCGTGGTTGGGAATGACGACAGCGCCTGGTCGATGGCGGCGGCCCATTCAGCCTGCGGGAGATCGTGCCCCACGGAGACTCCCCGGCTGCCCCAGGCGAGTTCCGAAAAACCGGAGGGCTTGATGACGTAATGCCGTTCCTTCTGCGTGGCGGCCGCGAGATCACGCCAATTGGTGACGGCTCGGCCTCCCATCTGAAGGCCGGGAATCGTCGCGGCCGGAGGGATAGGCGCCGGGTCGAGCAGCCAGGTGCGCGGCATGATCGCCGTCAGGTCGAGGAACGTGGCGGCGCCTAATTCTTTTTCCCAGAACGGCCGCAAGACCGGATGGTGCAGCAAGGCAAAGGCGGACTTCTCCTCCAGTGCCGGTTTATAGGGGGGGGTGACGGACACCCAATCCTTTTTGGCGGCATACTGAATCAATTCGGCTTTGGGAATGTTCAACAGGTCGAAGAGTTCATAGAAGCGATAGAGCAGGGCAATCGGCTGTTCGCGGGTGTCGAGCCGGAGCCGCAGCCCTTCTTCGGTGAAACGGACGTCGCGCGGTTCCACGCAGTAGGCTTCCACCTGCCGTTCGCGGAGCCGTGCGGCCAGCCAGGCCATTTCCGGCCGGTAGTCTTTGGCTTCGTCCGACACGACGATGGCGATACAGCCGGCTCGTGCGCCCTGCACCGCCTGTAACATAGCCGCAAACCCGCGCACCATGCCGTCTGGCCCTCCGGCGATCGAGAGGGGGGGCGCGTCGAGCCCGCTATAAATGGAAGAGAGGCAGGCGGTCAGTCCGATCCCGCCGGGGACCGAGTCCAGTTCGGTGATGACCATGCCATCCTGGGTGGGAATCACATCCGGCCTGATCACGGCGGGCAGATCGTCGCGGAACCGTTTCATCCGGCTGTAGGCGATCAAGGATTCGGGTTTGCCCTGGTCGAGATAGCGCGCCACCCAGGCTGGTTGCTGGCCCTTCACGCTGTCCTGATAGAGCCGGTTGAGGGCGCGATAGAACGTCAACAACTGGGGCCCCAAGTTGGTAAAAAAGGCGAGTTGTTCGTGCGAGAGGAAGAGCGGACAGGGACTGACGCGCCAGGTGGTGGTGGCGTGCAGGCCGGCGGGATGAGTCTCCGGCGCGGCGTCGGCGATTGGCGCATAGAGCCCGGCGGAGATGACCTGTGCGCGAATCTCGGCACAGCGGCGGAGGGCATGATCAGAAGCAAGGGACGAACAAGGGGATGCGGGATGGGGCTCAGTTTGTGCCAATGGGAGAATCCTTAGTGGGGCAATCGTCCAAACGATTGAGCGTCAGTTGACGGATGCTACCACGGGGGCGAGGGCCGGACAAGTAGTGGATCTGGCTCTTCAGGCCTGGCGGCGAAGCAAAGGATGCTTGCTCGATCAGGCGGCCCATCGTATGATGGGAACCTAATGACGCCTGTCCAGATGGAGTGCCACTCCCAGGTGACGCTGTTGCCGCTTCTGCCGCAGATGGTTCCCGGTGCGGTCTGTGCGCAATGTGATGTCTGTTGCCGTTTTCCTGAGTCCGACAGCTTTCTCCGCCCCTATTTTACCCGTGACGAAATACGCGCGGCGGTTTCCCTCGGCCTATCCCCCGCCTTGTTCGACGATCCTGCCGGATCGCAGATTGCGCTGGTAAAGGATCCCGCCGGAGAGGGCTATCACTGCCCGGCCTTCGATGCCGGCCGCGCTCAATGCGGGATCTATCAACAGCGGCCGTTGGATTGCCAGCTGTATCCGCTGGCGCTCATGTGGAGCGAGGCCGGGGATCAGATTCTTTTAGGCTGGGATACGAAATGCCCGTTTATGCGGGAGGCTGTTCCGAACGAGATTCGTCTGCACGGGGAACGGGTTCAGCAACTTCTTGGGCAGGAACCTGCGCTTCGGGTTCTCGAGGCCCATCCCCGCCTGATCGGCCGGTATCAGGATGATGTGGTGGTTCTGGCCCCGTTGCCGGATGTCACTCGGCGGGTACGGGCGCAGCAACCGGACCGGCGGCTGCAGCCTCTGCGTCTTGCCGATGCCTCAACGCTGGCAGCTGCGCTGCACGAGTCCGAAATGCTTGGCCAAGCGGCTCTAGCGGCCCGGGCCTTTCCCTATCACTATGTCTGGACCACGACGCTGCCCTATTGGTGGATGGAGCAGAAGGGGGTATTCTGGCTGTTTGCCCAGTCTCCGGATGGGTGGTTTATGCCGCTGCCTCCCTTCGGGCCAGGCTCATTCGAGGGGGCCGTTCGCGAGGGGTTGGCGTTGCTGCGGGAGTGGAATGGCGCATCCCCCGTCAGCCGGATCGAGAATTTGACGGACGGCCAAAAGAACGGACTCGATGCGCGCGCCTACCGCTTTTCGAGCAAGAGCCCCGATTATCTGTATCGCGCGGAGGCCTTGGCGAACTTGGCCGGAGACCGGTACAAATCCCAGCGCGCCCTCTGTAATCGCGTGGAGCGTGAGCAGCCGGTGACGTTCGAATCCTATCGCCCCGGCGACCATCAGGAGGGCTGCCGGTCGTTGTACCGGCAGTGGGTGGCGCAAAAACAAGCGGGCCGGCTCGACCAGATGGGGCAGTGGCTCCTGGAGGATGCCGAAGCGGCGCATGAGATCGCCTGGGCGCTGGGCGAACGGATCGGCTTGGCGGGAACCGTCGCGCGGGTCGGCGATCAGATTGCGGGGTACACGTTCGGGTATTGGCTGACGCCCGCGACGTTTGCCGTGCTGTTCGAGGTGGCGGATCGTTCGGTGCCGGGGCTCGCGCAGGCGCTGTTTCGGCAGACCTGCCGGACCGCGTTGCGCAACGGCGCCACATGGATCAATGCGATGGACGATGCCGGCTTGCCCGGCTTGCAGGCGGCCAAGATGGCCTACCATCCGGCCGCGATGGTGAATAGTTGGATTGCGATGGCACGCTGATATGACCTTCCCCGTGACGACGCCAGATCTCAATCGTTCCCGCCGGTACGGCTGGCTGCCGTTTCTGATCATCTTCATGACGCTGTTTGCCGTGGGGATTGGTGCGATCCTGCTGCAATACGTGGAGCACCGGTTTCTGGGGGCGTCGGGCCATCAACTGACCTTGGCCGCCGCCGAAGTGACGGACAAGCTTGACCGGCTGCTGTTCGAGCGCTACGGCGATGCGCGCATGATGGCGCGGGCCTTTGCGCTCCGGTCGTCCGATCGGGCCTATCTGACCAGCTATCTGAACTGGATGAAGACGGCCTATGCCCCGATGTATGCGTCGCTCGCGGTGACGAATCAACAGGGGGTCGTAATTGCCGCCACGGATTCGGCGATGGTCGGTCAAGACTATAGTCAGAGCCAATGGTTCCAGGCAGCGCACGGACAGCGGGATGTGGTGGTGGGAGAGGTTGCGAGCCACGAGGGTGAACAAGGGGGCGCCACGGTGGCGTTTACCGCAGCGATTCTCGATGCCCAAGAGACCTTTCTCGGGGTGGTCACCACGCGGGTGTCCGTGTCGGTTCTGGAGGCCGTGACCACCAGAACCATTCGGTCGCTTCAGTTGCATGAAGGGTTCGTGGGGTCGATCGAATATCAGATGCTGGATAAAAAGGGCAGTATCTTTATCGATTCCACCCAGCATTTCGCCACGCCGGTGAATCTGCAGGAGATGGGGCTCCCCTCGGCGGTGCTCAGCCAGCAGGGGGAGCCGGGGTTTGTGGAGGAAGAGCATCGGCGGCGGCATGTGCCGGTTGTGACAGGATATGCCGCAACGAAAGGGTATGGGGATTTCCCGGGATTGGGCTGGACGGTCTTGGTTCGCATGGACCGCGATGCCGTGCTCTCGCCGATCCAGTCGGAGGTCTTCTGGAAAGTGGGCGGCGGGGCGCTAGCGGTCTGGGTTCCGCTGCTGGTGCTGCTCTTATGGTCTACCGGGCGGTTGCGGGCGGAATATCGCCAGGCTCAGCAGGAAAGCGCCTGGGCGCGCGCCGCGGAAGCGGCGCTGCTGCAAAGCCAGGAACGGAACCGCGCCATCGTGGATACGGCGCTGGACGGTGTGATTACCATCGATGCGGCCGGGGTGATCACGGACTGGAATGCCCAGGCGACCGCCATCTTCGGGTGGTCCCGTGAAGAAGTGCTGGGCCAGTTGCTGGCGGAGACTGTGATTCCGGAGCGGGACCGGGAGGCCCATAACCAGGGTCTGCGTGAATTTCTCAAGAGCGGGACCGGGCCTATTCTCAACCGGCGG is drawn from Nitrospira sp. and contains these coding sequences:
- a CDS encoding KamA family radical SAM protein; protein product: MEEWRRILAESIVKPKDLAERFGLDEKDIEAIVGPYPMRITPTVLGTIKEKGDAIWKQVVPEMAELADIDAEDDPLEEDLMSPVPHLVHRYPDRALLMVTNQCPIYCRFCTRKRLVGKPGFLKKGELDRAITYLREHREVRDVILSGGDPLLLPDYLLERVLKALRTIPHLELIRIGSRVPGTLPQRITPKLCEMVKKYHPIYMNLHFNHPDELTPEVKAACGMLADAGVPLGAQTVLLKGVNDDPEIMKRLVHQLLLARVKPYYLYQADLTKGTNHFRTTVETGLNIIKALQGHTSGMAVPHFVIDAPGGGGKIPLLPDDYLVHLDEDGAMLRNYEHKTFHYPQPKQGQGRELPMVGAHPGWGSCANGHEEA
- a CDS encoding glutathione S-transferase N-terminal domain-containing protein gives rise to the protein MALTLYHVDWCPDCEVVRDKLAELGVAYDEVIVPDARPMRKQVYAVSGQYFVPVLTDGETVLTETHDILSHLDTHYAKTSP
- a CDS encoding phosphatidylglycerol lysyltransferase domain-containing protein, which codes for MTPVQMECHSQVTLLPLLPQMVPGAVCAQCDVCCRFPESDSFLRPYFTRDEIRAAVSLGLSPALFDDPAGSQIALVKDPAGEGYHCPAFDAGRAQCGIYQQRPLDCQLYPLALMWSEAGDQILLGWDTKCPFMREAVPNEIRLHGERVQQLLGQEPALRVLEAHPRLIGRYQDDVVVLAPLPDVTRRVRAQQPDRRLQPLRLADASTLAAALHESEMLGQAALAARAFPYHYVWTTTLPYWWMEQKGVFWLFAQSPDGWFMPLPPFGPGSFEGAVREGLALLREWNGASPVSRIENLTDGQKNGLDARAYRFSSKSPDYLYRAEALANLAGDRYKSQRALCNRVEREQPVTFESYRPGDHQEGCRSLYRQWVAQKQAGRLDQMGQWLLEDAEAAHEIAWALGERIGLAGTVARVGDQIAGYTFGYWLTPATFAVLFEVADRSVPGLAQALFRQTCRTALRNGATWINAMDDAGLPGLQAAKMAYHPAAMVNSWIAMAR